CTCGAGGGCAAGGGCGAGGTCTCGATCCGAGACCTCGTCAAGAACGCGCTGCGCATGCGGCCCGATCGCATCATCCTGGGCGAGGTGCGCGGCGCCGAGGCCTTCGACATGCTCCAGGCCATGAACACGGGCCACGAGGGCAGCATGGGCACGCTGCACGCCAACAAGCCGCGCGACGCGCTGGTCCGCCTGGAGAACATGGTCTCGATGGGCGTCAGCAACCTGCCGCAGCGCGCCATCCGGCAGCAGATCGCCAGCTCGGTCGACCTGATCGTGCAGATCAGCCGCATGCGCGACGGCGTCCGTCGCATCCAGAACATCGTCGAGGTTGTCGGCATGGAAGGCGACGTGATCGTCACCCAGGAGCTGTTCCATTTCGGCTTCACGGGCGTCGACGAGCGCGGCCGTTTGAAGGGCGAGTTCAAGTCGAGCGGGCTCAGGCCGCACTTCATGCCGAAGGCCGAGATGTTCGGCCTCGACCAGGCGTTGCTGGCGCTGATCTGATGACACCCATACCGCCCGGCCTCCTCGTCCTGCTCGCCGGCGGCGGCGCCGGCCTGTTCGTCCTCCTGCTCGGCCTGTCCCTGGGCGGGTCGGCGGGCCGCAACGACGCGGTCGCCCGCCGCCTGCGGCGGATCGCGAACCGCCGCGCCCAGGAGACGCCGGAGGAGCGCATGGCCGCCCTCCTGCGCCGTCCGTCCGCGGCCTCTTCCGGCTGGCTCGCGCGTCTCGTCCCCGATCAGCGGCGGCTGAGCCATCGCCTGCACCGCGCCGGCATCCGCATGAGCCTGACGGCCTATGCCGCCTGCACGGCCGTTTTCGGCGTGCTCCTGGCGCTCGTGTTCTGGCGATGGCTCGGGCTGCCGCCGCTCGCGGCGCCGCTCGCCGCCTTCGCGCTCGCGGTCGGCGGGCCCCACATCCTGGCCGGACGTTTGGAGAAACGCCGCCAGGCGACCTTCCTCGCCACCTTTCCCGAGGCGATCGACCTGATCCTGCGCGGCCTCAAGGCCGGCCTGCCGGTCTCGGCCTCGCTCGACACGGTCGGCAACGAGGTCGGCGGGCCGGTCGGGCAGGAGTTCAAGCGCGTGGTCGCCGACATGGCGATCGGCGGCCCGATGGAGCAGGCGCTCGAGGCGGCGGCCGAGCGCATCGGGGTGCGCGAGTTCCGCTTCTTCGCGGTCAGCCTGGTCGTGCAGCAGGAGACGGGCGGCGACCTCGCCGAGACGCTGGCCAACCTGTCCGACATCCTGCGCAAGCGGCGCACGCTCAAGCTCAAGGTGCGCGCGCTGTCGTCGGAGGCGCGCGCCAGCGCCACGATCATCGGCGTCCTGCCGTTCCTGATGTTCGCCCTGATCAGCCTGATGAACCCGGACTATGCCGGCATGCTGACCGCCGACGATCGCGGCCGCGTCCTCGCCATGATCGGCTTCGGCTGGCTGGTCGCCGGCTTCATCGTCATGCGCCACATGGTGAGGCTCGAGCCATGACCTGGATGTCCCTCCTGCCGGGCGGCCTCGACGCCCCCCGGTGGATCGCGATCCTGGCCGGCCTTGCCGCCGCCAGCGCCCTCGCGGCCGCATGGCTGGCGCTGCTGCCGACCGGCACGGTCGCCGTGCGCGCCCGCGGGCTCGCCAAGCGCCGCCAGTCCCTGCGCCGGGACGCCCTGTCGAACCGCACGTCGCGGCGCGACCGCATCCAGGCGCAGAGCTTCATGCGCCGGGCGGTGACGCGTCTCGACCTGTTGCGCAGTTCGCACGCCGCCTCGGTCAACCGCGTGCTGGCCAGCGCCGGCCTGCGCGGCCAGGAGGCGCTGGTCGCCTACCTGTTCGCCAAGCTGGCGTTGCCGGTCCTCGGCCTGGCCGCGGCCGGCTGCCTCCATCTCGGCCTGACGCCGTTCGAGCTGTCCGGCCTGGGCGGACTGGCGCTCGGTCTCGGCCTGGTCCTGCTGGCGGCCTACGCCCCCGACCTCGTCCTGCGCAACATGGCGCAGCGCCGGGCGACGGCGCTGGTCCGCTCCCTGCCGGACGGCCTGGACCTGATGGTCATCTGCGCCGAGGCCGGACTCAGCCTGGACGCGGCCCTCTCGCGCGTCGCGCGCGAGATCCACGCCGCCAGCCCGGAGCTGGCCGACGAGCTCGCCTTGACCGCGGTCGAGCTGAACTTCCTGCCGGAGCGGCGCCGCGCGCTCGCCAATCTCGGCGAGCGCACCGGCACCGCCGGCCTGAAGGCCATGGTCGGCACGCTGATCCAGACCGAGAAGTTCGGAACGCCGCTCGCGCACGCCTTGCGGGTGCTCGCGCAGGAGATGCGCACCGAGCGGATGATGCAGGCCGAGGAGAAGGCCGCGCGGCTGCCGGCGATCCTGACCATTCCCATGGTCCTGTTCATCCTGCCGCCCTTGTTCATCGTCCTGCTCGGCCCGGCCGTCCTGAGCTCGCTCGACGCGATGCGCGGCATGTAGGCCGGCGCGCCCCTGGCCGGACGGTCGGCGGACACTTATGTCACAGCTCAGGCGTTTCGTGCGGAACGCGGGCACATCGGACGGAGCGGTCATGCGCGGGCATCTTGCGGGTATGGATCATGTCGTGGTTCTGGCGCGGGCGCTCGACCAGGCGGCGCGCGCCTGGCACGACCTCGGCTTCACCCTCTCGCCGCGCGGCGTGCACAGCGCCCATATCGGCAGCGCCAACCACACGATTCCCCTGGGCGCGGACTATATCGAGCTCCTCGGCATACTGACGCCGACCGACGTCAACCGGAACGCGCGCGCCTTCCTGGACCGCCGCGAGGGCCTCGAGCGCATCGCCTTGCGCACGGACGACGCCGCGGCGGGGGTCCAGGCCTTGCAGGCCGCCGGCCTGGCCGTGACCGGGCCGCTTGCCTTCGGACGCCCGGTCGACTTGCCGGGCGGGCTCACCGGCGAGGCGCGCTTTCGCACCTTCCACTGGCCGCCTGGTCTGGCGCCGGCCGGGGTCGGGCTGTTCGCCTGCCAGCACCTGACGCCCGAGGCGGTCTGGGTGCCGGAATGGCAGCGCCACACCAACGGCGCGCAGGGCCTGGACCATGTCGGCGTGCTGGCCGCGGACCCCCACGCCGCGGGCAAGCGGTGCGCGGAGCTGACCGGGCTGGTGGCGGAGGTCGAGGAACCGGGCGTCGTCTCGGTCGCGACCGGGCCGGGCCGGGGCACGATACGGTTTCTCGACACGGACGGGTTCGCGCGTCGCTATCCTGGCCTGGCGCTTGCGGACCCGGGCGAGGAGGGCGCGCGGGTCCTTTGCGTGCGCGTCGCCGATCTCGCGCTCGCGGGCCGGCACGCGCCGCCCGATTCGGTGCGCGGGCCGGGAACGATCACGGTGCTGCCGACGCACGCCAACGGCGTGGCGGTACGCTTCATCGAGGCATGAGCCGGATTTGGCCTTGAATCCGGGAACGGGGGCACGCATACCACGGCATCGACGCCGTACTCGGGCTTAATACACATTTGTGGCGCGTAATTTATCGGCGCGCCACGGTAGGGATGCGCACATCATGTTGACCCGCCGCCAGGCCCTGTTGTCCACGAGCGCGCTCGGCTTGGTCGCGTGTCTCCCGCGCCTCGGGCTGGCCCAGGCGGAGCCTGTCCGCGGCGGTGTCGTCACCGTCCACGTCAACGCCGAGCAGCGCATCCTGAACCCGTCGCTCCGCGCCTCGACCGGCGTCTATCTCATGACCAGCAAGATGCTGGAATCGCTGGTCGATCTCGATGCGGAGGGCAAGCCCACCGGGGTTCTCGCCACCGGGTGGGAAAGCTCGGAGGACGGCCGGACGATCACCTTCACGCTGCGCCAGGGCGTCACCTGGCACGACGGCACCCCGTTCACGGCGGCCGATGTGCAGTATACCGCGCTCGAGATGTGGAAGACGCAACTCAACTACAGCACCCAGCTGCAGCAATACCTGGACGCGGTCGACACGCCGGACGACCACACCGTGGTGTTCCGTTACAGTCGGCCGATGCCGCTCCAGCTCCTCCTGCGCGCCCTGTGCGATCTCGGCTATGTCGCGCCCCGGCACGTGTTCGAGGGCACCAACATCCTGGAGAACCCGGCGAACACGGCGCCGATCGGCACCGGCCCCTTCAGGTTCGTCGAGTACCAGCGCGGCCAGTACATCATCGCCGAACGCAATCCGGACTACTGGCGCGAGGACTTCCCCTATCTCGACCGCATCGTCTGGCGGATCATCAACGACCGCGCCGCGGCGGCGGCGGCGCTCGAGGCCGGACAGGTCCAGCTCAGCCCGTACTCGTCGTTGTCCCTGGCCGACATGGACCGGCTGCGCACCGACGAGCGCTTCGAAGTCAGCACGCGCGGCAACGAGGCCAACGCGGTCTTCAACACGATCGAGTTCAATTGCCGGCACGAGGCGCTCAAGGACGTCCGCGTGCGCCAGGCGATCGCCCATGCCGTCGACGTCGACTTCTTCTGCGAGAACTTCCTCTACGGCTTCGGCAAGCCGGCGACCGGGCCGATCCCGTCCTCGTCGCCCGCCTTCTATCCCGAGGGCGAGCCGCCCTACGCCTTCGACCTGGACCGGGCGGAGGAACTGCTGGACGAGGCGGGCTTCCCTCGCGACGACGACGACCAGCGCTTCTCCTTGCGCCTGCTGCCGACCGTGGCCGGCGAGGACGTGCCGCTCTTCGCCACCTTCATCCAGCAGTCGCTGGCCGAGCTCGGCATCACCGTCGAGATCATCCAGTACGACGCCGCCGGATTCCTCTCCAAAACCTATCGCGACTGGGATTTCGACCTCGCGACCGGCTGGCACCAGTATCGCGGCGACCCCGCCGTCTCGACCACGGTCTGGTACCGTTCCGGCAGCCCGAGGGGCGCACCCTGGACCAACCAGTTCGGCTGGCAGTCGGACGAGGTCGACGAACTGATCGACCAGGCCGCCTCCGAGCTCGACCCGGCCAAGCGCAAGGAGCTCTACGCCCGGTTCGTCGAGGCCGTGAACGCCGAGATCCCGGTGTGGATGGCGATCGAGCGCCAGTTCATCTCGGTGACCAGCACCCAGCTGATGAACCACCACACCACGCCGCGCTGGGGTTCGAGCGACTGGCACGATCTCTGGATCCGGGGCTGACGGCCGTCCGATGCGGGTGCTTCAGCTGGCGCTGCGCCGCCTCGCGGCCAGCGTGCCGACCCTTTTCCTGATCGTCGTCGGCCTGTTCCTGCTCCTGCAGCTGGCGCCGGGCGACACGGTCGACGCGCTGGTCGCGCAGATGGGCGGCGGCGATCCCGCCATGATCGCCGAGATGCGCCGCTTCTATGGGCTCGACGCCGGCGTCGCCACGCAGCTCGCCAACTATCTCTGGCGCCTGGTCCGGTTCGACCTCGGCTTCTCCGCGATCTACGGCAAGCCGGTGGCGGCCGTGATCCTCGAGCGCCTGCCGACGACGCTCCTGCTGATGGGCTCCGCGCTCGCCCTGGCGTTCGCCGCGGGAACGGCGCTCGGGGTGATCGCGGCGCGGCGTGTCAACGGCTGGCCGGACACGCTGATTTCGACGCTGGGATTGATCTTCTACGCGACGCCCAGCTTCTGGTTCGGGTTGATGGGCGTCGTCGTGTTCGCGGTCTGGCTCGCCTGGCTGCCGGCCGGCGGCCTGCGCGAGATCGGCGCCGGCTACGCGGGGCTCGCGCTCGTGCTCGACATGGCGCGCCACCTGATCCTGCCGACTTTGACCCTCGCGCTCGGCTTTCTGGCGGTCTACCTGCGCATCATGCGCGCCTCGATGCTGGAAGTGCTGAACCAGGACTTCGTGCGCACGGCGCGCGCCAAGGGCGTGAGCGAGGGCAAGGTCGTCGTGCGCCACGTCATGCGCAACGCGCTTTTGCCGATGGTGACGCTGATCGGCCTCCAGGCGGGCACGCTCCTGGGCGGGTCGGTCGTCGTCGAGTCGGTCTTCGCGCTTCCTGGCCTGGGCCGGCTCGCCTACGAATCGGTGGTGCAGCGCGACCTCAACATGCTGCTCGGCATCGCCTTCGTCTCGGCCATCCTGGTGATCGTCGTCAACTTCACGGTCGACGTGCTTTACGCCCGTCTCGACCCGCGCATCGCGGCGGACAGCTGATGGCCCTGCTTCGCCGCTACGCGCGCAATCCGGCCGCGGTGCTCGGCCTGATCCTGCTGATCGCGGTTCTCGCGATGGCGCTCAGCGCCGACTGGCTGTTTCCGCGCAACCCGCTGGGCCTGGCCGGGCGGCCGCTGCAATGGCCGTTCGAGAGCGCGCGCTTCCCGCTCGGCACTGACGGCTCGGGCCGCGACATCGCCGCCCAGATCTTCCACGGCTCGCGCATCTCGCTCCTGATCGGCGTCGTGGCCACGGTGATCGCGATCGGCATCGGCATCCTGGTGGGCGCGCTCGCCGGCTTCTACGGCGGCTGGGTCGACGACGTGCTTATGCGGATCACCGAGGCGTTCCAGACCTTGCCGAACTTCATCCTGCTCCTGGTCCTGGTCGCCGTTTTCGGCTCGACCATCGAGACCGTGACCATCGCGGTCGGCGTGGTCTCGTGGCCGCCCTCGGCGCGCCTGACCCGGGCGGAGTTCCTGAGCCTGCGCACGCGCGAGTTCGTCCTGGCGGCGCGCACGCTGGGGATGCGCAATCTGCGGATCATTTTGGGCGAGATCCTGCCCAACGCCCTGCCGCCGATCATCGTCTACGCCAGCGTGGTCATGGCGGTGGCGATCCTTTTGGAAAGCGCGCTGGCCTTTCTCAGCCTGTCCGATCCGAACGTCGCCTCCTGGGGCAACCTGATCGGCCAGGGGCGCAACGTCCTGCGCACGCAATGGTATGTCTCGGCGATACCGGGCGTCGCGATCCTGGTCACCGTGCTCGCCGTCTCGCTGGTCGGGCAGGGGCTGAACGACGCCCTCAACCCGCGCCTGCAACGCCGATGAGCGCCGTCCTCGCGATCCAGGACCTGAGCGTCCGCCTGCCGGAGGGGGCCGACCGCCCGCTCGCCCTCGATCGCGTCTCGCTCGATCTCGCGCAAGGGCGCATCCTCTGCGTCGTCGGCGAGAGCGGCTCGGGCAAGTCGATCACCGCGAACGCCGTGATGGGTCTGCTGCCGCCCGAGGTCCGGCCGGACGGCGGCCGCATCCTGTTCGAGGGCCGCGATCTCCTGCAGGTGCCGGAGCGCGAGCTTCGCCGGGTGCGTGGCGCGCGCATCGGCATGATCTTCCAGGAGCCGATGACGGCGCTCAACCCCTTGCGCACGATCGGCGACCAGATCGGCGAGATGTTCGCGACCCATACCGGCCTCGGCCGCCGGGCGATCCGCGAGCGCGTTCTGGGCCTGGTCGAGCAGGTCGGCATCCGCGAGCCGGCGCAGTCCGTGCGCGCCTACCCGCACCAGCTCTCGGGCGGGCAGCGCCAGCGCGCCATGATCGCCATGGCCCTGGCGCTCGAGCCATCGGTGCTGATCGCCGACGAGCCGACCACCGCGCTCGACGTCACGACGCAGGCGCGCATCCTGGGCCTGATCCGCGACCTGCAGGTGCGCACCGGCACGAGCGTCCTGTTCATCACCCACGATTTCGGCGTGGTCGCCGAGATCGCCGACGAGGTCGCGGTCATGCAGCGCGGCGTCGTGGTCGAGCAGGGGCCGGCGGAGCAGGTCCTGAACCGGCCGGAGCATCCCTACACCCGCGCCCTGATCGCCGCCGTGCCACCGCTAACGCCGCCGCCGGCCCGAACGCGCGACGCGGCGCCGATCCTCTCGGTCGAAGACGTCGACAAGACCTACCGCGCCGGCAGCTGGCTCGGACGCAACCGGAGGGTCACCCATGCCGTGCGCGACGTCAGTCTGACCCTGCCCAAAGGCGGCACGCTGGGCGTCGTCGGCGAGAGCGGCTCGGGCAAGTCGACGCTCGCACGGTGCCTGGTGCGCCTGCTCGATCCCGACGCCGGGCGGATCCTCCTGGGCGGAGTCGACCTGGCCGCCCTCGGCCCGGCCGAGATGCGTCGCGCGACCCGGCGCATCCAGATGGTGTTCCAGGACCCCTTCGCCTCGCTCAACCCGAGGCGGCGTGTCGGCGAGCTGGTGGCGCAGGGGCCGATGGTCCACGGCGCCGGCCGGCGCGAAGCGCTCGCCCGCGCGCGCGAGCTGTTCGCGCTGGTC
Above is a genomic segment from Geminicoccaceae bacterium SCSIO 64248 containing:
- a CDS encoding type II secretion system F family protein, whose translation is MTPIPPGLLVLLAGGGAGLFVLLLGLSLGGSAGRNDAVARRLRRIANRRAQETPEERMAALLRRPSAASSGWLARLVPDQRRLSHRLHRAGIRMSLTAYAACTAVFGVLLALVFWRWLGLPPLAAPLAAFALAVGGPHILAGRLEKRRQATFLATFPEAIDLILRGLKAGLPVSASLDTVGNEVGGPVGQEFKRVVADMAIGGPMEQALEAAAERIGVREFRFFAVSLVVQQETGGDLAETLANLSDILRKRRTLKLKVRALSSEARASATIIGVLPFLMFALISLMNPDYAGMLTADDRGRVLAMIGFGWLVAGFIVMRHMVRLEP
- a CDS encoding type II secretion system F family protein — translated: MTWMSLLPGGLDAPRWIAILAGLAAASALAAAWLALLPTGTVAVRARGLAKRRQSLRRDALSNRTSRRDRIQAQSFMRRAVTRLDLLRSSHAASVNRVLASAGLRGQEALVAYLFAKLALPVLGLAAAGCLHLGLTPFELSGLGGLALGLGLVLLAAYAPDLVLRNMAQRRATALVRSLPDGLDLMVICAEAGLSLDAALSRVAREIHAASPELADELALTAVELNFLPERRRALANLGERTGTAGLKAMVGTLIQTEKFGTPLAHALRVLAQEMRTERMMQAEEKAARLPAILTIPMVLFILPPLFIVLLGPAVLSSLDAMRGM
- a CDS encoding VOC family protein, producing the protein MRGHLAGMDHVVVLARALDQAARAWHDLGFTLSPRGVHSAHIGSANHTIPLGADYIELLGILTPTDVNRNARAFLDRREGLERIALRTDDAAAGVQALQAAGLAVTGPLAFGRPVDLPGGLTGEARFRTFHWPPGLAPAGVGLFACQHLTPEAVWVPEWQRHTNGAQGLDHVGVLAADPHAAGKRCAELTGLVAEVEEPGVVSVATGPGRGTIRFLDTDGFARRYPGLALADPGEEGARVLCVRVADLALAGRHAPPDSVRGPGTITVLPTHANGVAVRFIEA
- a CDS encoding ABC transporter substrate-binding protein: MLTRRQALLSTSALGLVACLPRLGLAQAEPVRGGVVTVHVNAEQRILNPSLRASTGVYLMTSKMLESLVDLDAEGKPTGVLATGWESSEDGRTITFTLRQGVTWHDGTPFTAADVQYTALEMWKTQLNYSTQLQQYLDAVDTPDDHTVVFRYSRPMPLQLLLRALCDLGYVAPRHVFEGTNILENPANTAPIGTGPFRFVEYQRGQYIIAERNPDYWREDFPYLDRIVWRIINDRAAAAAALEAGQVQLSPYSSLSLADMDRLRTDERFEVSTRGNEANAVFNTIEFNCRHEALKDVRVRQAIAHAVDVDFFCENFLYGFGKPATGPIPSSSPAFYPEGEPPYAFDLDRAEELLDEAGFPRDDDDQRFSLRLLPTVAGEDVPLFATFIQQSLAELGITVEIIQYDAAGFLSKTYRDWDFDLATGWHQYRGDPAVSTTVWYRSGSPRGAPWTNQFGWQSDEVDELIDQAASELDPAKRKELYARFVEAVNAEIPVWMAIERQFISVTSTQLMNHHTTPRWGSSDWHDLWIRG
- a CDS encoding ABC transporter permease codes for the protein MRVLQLALRRLAASVPTLFLIVVGLFLLLQLAPGDTVDALVAQMGGGDPAMIAEMRRFYGLDAGVATQLANYLWRLVRFDLGFSAIYGKPVAAVILERLPTTLLLMGSALALAFAAGTALGVIAARRVNGWPDTLISTLGLIFYATPSFWFGLMGVVVFAVWLAWLPAGGLREIGAGYAGLALVLDMARHLILPTLTLALGFLAVYLRIMRASMLEVLNQDFVRTARAKGVSEGKVVVRHVMRNALLPMVTLIGLQAGTLLGGSVVVESVFALPGLGRLAYESVVQRDLNMLLGIAFVSAILVIVVNFTVDVLYARLDPRIAADS
- a CDS encoding ABC transporter permease: MALLRRYARNPAAVLGLILLIAVLAMALSADWLFPRNPLGLAGRPLQWPFESARFPLGTDGSGRDIAAQIFHGSRISLLIGVVATVIAIGIGILVGALAGFYGGWVDDVLMRITEAFQTLPNFILLLVLVAVFGSTIETVTIAVGVVSWPPSARLTRAEFLSLRTREFVLAARTLGMRNLRIILGEILPNALPPIIVYASVVMAVAILLESALAFLSLSDPNVASWGNLIGQGRNVLRTQWYVSAIPGVAILVTVLAVSLVGQGLNDALNPRLQRR
- a CDS encoding ABC transporter ATP-binding protein; translation: MSAVLAIQDLSVRLPEGADRPLALDRVSLDLAQGRILCVVGESGSGKSITANAVMGLLPPEVRPDGGRILFEGRDLLQVPERELRRVRGARIGMIFQEPMTALNPLRTIGDQIGEMFATHTGLGRRAIRERVLGLVEQVGIREPAQSVRAYPHQLSGGQRQRAMIAMALALEPSVLIADEPTTALDVTTQARILGLIRDLQVRTGTSVLFITHDFGVVAEIADEVAVMQRGVVVEQGPAEQVLNRPEHPYTRALIAAVPPLTPPPARTRDAAPILSVEDVDKTYRAGSWLGRNRRVTHAVRDVSLTLPKGGTLGVVGESGSGKSTLARCLVRLLDPDAGRILLGGVDLAALGPAEMRRATRRIQMVFQDPFASLNPRRRVGELVAQGPMVHGAGRREALARARELFALVGLDPASADRFPHEFSGGQRQRIGLARALALEPEVLIADEPVSALDVSVQAQVLRLLADLRERLGLSMVFITHDLRVAAQICDRIAVMKDGAVVEEGPAGEVFTEPRHAYTRELLASVPGRTWTPPVAFGTEALPLTA